A stretch of DNA from Catenulispora acidiphila DSM 44928:
ATCCTTCGACACCGAAGCCGGCCGCCCGACCCCCGCGCGCCCCAACAGGATCGCCTTCCCCGCCGCGCCCTGCGCCAGCCGGTGCCGTGATCCCACGCGGTAGGCCATGTGATAGTCCGTCCACGTCGGCTCGACCACCGCGATCGCCAGCGCGTCCGGTCCCTCGGCGACCGTCAGGTGCGCCGTCGCGCCCACGACCTCCGCCAGCTTGCGCAGCGGAGGCGTCGCCGCCTCGCGCAGCAGCGGATGCACGCGCGCGGCAAGCCGCAGCACTCCCACCCCGAGGTGCACACGGCCGTCGGCGTCCCGCCGTGCCAACCCGTGCGCCTCCAGCGTGGCGACCAGCCGGTATCCGGCGGTCCGCGGCGCGCCGACGCGTTCGGCCAGCTGGGCGACCGTCAGTCCGGACGTGGCGTCGGCCAGCGCCGTGAGCACGCGGATCCCCCGGTCCAGAGTCTGGCTGGTCTCCGGCTCCGGGGCGGGATCGGTGCGGGTCATACGCGCAGCTTAGATCGTGGGTGGACCATACTCGACGGATGGGCACCGACGACGATCTCTTCCGGCGGCAGCGGCTTCTCCAGGGCGAGGCGGAGGCGGTGCTCGACGATCTCGACCTCGCCGCCGGGCTGGAGACGGTCGGCGACCCGATCCGGACCGGCAGCTCGGCGCTCGGCGTGATGGTCAAGCCGGACATCGACGTGACCACCGCCTGCGCACGCCTGGACCTGGCGGCCTTCGACGCCGTCGCGCACCTGGCGACCCGGCTCGCCCGGCACGCACGCGTCCGCCAGGTGACCTTCCGCAACGACACCGGCGTCTGGAACGCCGAGCCCGACAAGTACCCCGACGGCCTGTACCTCAGCGTCAGCTACCGCTCCCCGCGTCCGCGCGACTGGAGCCTGGACCTGTGGTTCGTCGACGAGCCAGACCGGCAGCCGGACCTGGCGCACCTGCGCACGCTGCTCCCGCGCCTGACCGACGAGACCCGCGAAGCCATCCTGCGGATCAAGGAGGGGTGGACGCCGCGCCCCGAATACGGCCGCGAGGTCAATGGGACGCTGATTTATGAGGCTGTGCTTGATGGGGGAGTGCGGACGCTTCCAGACTTTGCGGAATGGCTGGCGCAGGACGCGCCTGCTTTGAAAACAGATACCGCCCGGGCTTAGGCAGCCGCCCGACCTGCTCGCGCACCTTGCGTCCGACCCACAGCCACATGGCCGTCGGCAGGAACACCGCGTCGCCGACCATCATCGCCGCCGAGAACAGCGGCAGCCCCATCACCACCGCGATCGAGAAGTGCATCCCGACCAGCATCACCAGGCACGGGTACTTCAGCCACTTGCTGAACACGGCGAAGGGGAAGGCGATCTGCACGAACACCGTCAGGTACGCCACGATCGCGATGGTGACGCTCTGCCCCGCCATGAAGTCGGACAGACCGGGCCAGGGCCGGAACCAGTCCAGTTTCAGCGTGTAGTACAGCGCGGTCCCGTTCTGCCAGTACGAGCCCTGCGACTTGTAGAGCCCGGCGGCGGCGTAGACCACGCAGATCTGTGCCGCTATCACCAGAACCGCGGCGTTGTGCAGGAAGGTGACGATTTCCTCGCGCGTCCGGTCCAGCTCGGCGACCGCCTGCCAGCCGGGGCTGTCCGGCCAGCTGAACTCCGCGATGCCGCGGGCCTCGCGCTTCTCGGCCTGGCGCCGCTTGCGCCGGGCGTCCAGCGACCAGCGTGTTCCGCAGCGACTGAAGGCCAGGTAGATGGCCATCAGACCCATGATGTTGTCGCCGCCGTCGGTGAGGAACACGTCGCGGCCGGTGAACGCCATGATGGTCAGCGCGAAGCAGATCGAGGTGACGCGGGTCCGCCAGCCCAGCACGAACAGCAGGCAGACCAGGATCGCGACGGTGTACCAGAACTCGAACCAGGTCTTGCCGCCGTGCCCGAGGAAGGTGTACCACCAGCGGTCGATCGCGAACCAGTCCAGGCCGGGGTCGTTGGCGAACTGCTGGTTCAGCGCCGGAGTCCAGGCCGCGTTCGGACCCCAGAGCGCGTCGTGCCTCGGGTACTCGTGCAGCAGGAAGATCAGGTAGAGCGAGCCGTAGCCGATGCGCAGGACGGCGGTGCCGTAGAGGGCGACCGCGTGCGTGGTCAGGCGCGTGAAGGCGTTCTGCGCCTTGGCGGCGACCCACGTCAGCGGCTCGCCGCGGAACGCCGGACCTTGGGCGGCGGCCACTGCCACCGCCACAGCCAGCGCGGGGGTGTCGGCGATGTCGGTGGCGTCGGCGATGCCGGTCGTTTCGACCACGCCGATTCCAGCGGCGGCGACGGCCGCGTCAGCCGTGCTGATCGCATCGCTCACATCGATCGCATCGCTCACATCGCTCACGTCGCCCGGGCCGAGCACGTCAGCGGTCTCGGCGGTGTCCGCCGGGTCGTCGATACCGGAGGTCACGGCGCCACGCTCCCGTTCGGGCAGCCATAGGACACGGCGTCGGGGGAGACCTGCCGCCACGGGATGATGTGCACCACGGGCTGCATCACCTCGTTCGGCTTCTCGGCCGGCGCGATGTCGGTGGTGGTCACCCGGAACTCGATGTTCATGATCTTGGCCGACGGCACGCCGTCCTTGGCGCTGAGCGGGTCGATCCGCTGCAGCGCGATGTTCACCAGGTACTGCCGCATCATGTCCGCGCGGCCGGAGGTGCCCACGTCCGCGGAGTCGTGGGTCGCGGCGTAGCCGTCGGTCCACGCCCGGCGCAGCTCGTTCTGCTCCGTGTGCCCGGGGAACACGTTGTGCGCGATGGTGTCGTAGTCCATCTGCGACAGGTTGTACCAGGGTGTGACGTCGGTGTAGCAGTCGGTGGAGACCCTGGCCTCGACCGTGAAGTTCTGGGACATCGGGTTCGGGGCGAACAGCCGCCAGTTCTGCTCGAACCACGGATAGACCCATTTGGAGATGGGGGTGGCGAACTTGGTGCTGACCGTGTTGGTCGGCGAGTTCGTCAGGAACGTGATGCTCAGGTGGTACAGCGCGAGCAGCGAGATGCCGAGGACCGAGACGCCGAGCAGTGCCCGCGACCACCACGGCCGGGGAGCCTGGTGAGGGGGGTTCGGCGGGGGCACGGCGGGTTCCTCGATCGGCTCGGACACGCAGCAAACCTAACGGATCGTCGCAGACTCGGTAACACCGTTTTTGCAAGTCGTGACGTCCGTGACCAAATGCGACTCCTGAGAAACCCCTGGAGCAATACTTACCCTTCAGAGTGCTCGGTGGCGCAGACCTCGGTGAGCGGGAGCACCCGGAACGGGACCGGATTCGCCATCGCGATCACGGTCGAAGTGCGCTGGATGCCCTCGAACGACACGAGTTTGTCGATGACGCGCTGCATGTCCGCGTTCGAGCGGGCGACGATCCGGCACAACATGTCGCCGGCGCCGGTGAT
This window harbors:
- a CDS encoding HTTM domain-containing protein, with amino-acid sequence MTSGIDDPADTAETADVLGPGDVSDVSDAIDVSDAISTADAAVAAAGIGVVETTGIADATDIADTPALAVAVAVAAAQGPAFRGEPLTWVAAKAQNAFTRLTTHAVALYGTAVLRIGYGSLYLIFLLHEYPRHDALWGPNAAWTPALNQQFANDPGLDWFAIDRWWYTFLGHGGKTWFEFWYTVAILVCLLFVLGWRTRVTSICFALTIMAFTGRDVFLTDGGDNIMGLMAIYLAFSRCGTRWSLDARRKRRQAEKREARGIAEFSWPDSPGWQAVAELDRTREEIVTFLHNAAVLVIAAQICVVYAAAGLYKSQGSYWQNGTALYYTLKLDWFRPWPGLSDFMAGQSVTIAIVAYLTVFVQIAFPFAVFSKWLKYPCLVMLVGMHFSIAVVMGLPLFSAAMMVGDAVFLPTAMWLWVGRKVREQVGRLPKPGRYLFSKQARPAPAIPQSLEASALPHQAQPHKSASH
- a CDS encoding IclR family transcriptional regulator — encoded protein: MTRTDPAPEPETSQTLDRGIRVLTALADATSGLTVAQLAERVGAPRTAGYRLVATLEAHGLARRDADGRVHLGVGVLRLAARVHPLLREAATPPLRKLAEVVGATAHLTVAEGPDALAIAVVEPTWTDYHMAYRVGSRHRLAQGAAGKAILLGRAGVGRPASVSKDPATLYTASEGELQAGAHGIAAPIRDVPGLEASVGVVSFAPLDAAKVAPRVIQAAAEISAALK
- a CDS encoding DUF5819 family protein, with protein sequence MSEPIEEPAVPPPNPPHQAPRPWWSRALLGVSVLGISLLALYHLSITFLTNSPTNTVSTKFATPISKWVYPWFEQNWRLFAPNPMSQNFTVEARVSTDCYTDVTPWYNLSQMDYDTIAHNVFPGHTEQNELRRAWTDGYAATHDSADVGTSGRADMMRQYLVNIALQRIDPLSAKDGVPSAKIMNIEFRVTTTDIAPAEKPNEVMQPVVHIIPWRQVSPDAVSYGCPNGSVAP